The following proteins are co-located in the Mesorhizobium australicum WSM2073 genome:
- a CDS encoding aspartate aminotransferase family protein, with amino-acid sequence MPHYPDAMPGSKSLFERAKKVMPGGNTRTTVFVDPFPIYAARGEGCRVWDVDGNVYYDCINNFTSMIHGYTHPDVAAAVVEQLPFGTAFGAPTLSEIELAELLVDRLPSVDRIRFTNSGTEGVMMAIKAARAFTGRPKIVKIEGAYHGSYDFAEVSLDSSPSNWGDMPRSTPYAMGTPRGVLDDVIAVPFNDVEALRAVFAAQGDSIAGVLIDPMPNRAGLIPARRDYLRAMVEIARAAGTLVIFDEVISFRLGWSGAQGLWGIEPDLTALGKIIGGGFPVGAVGGRADVMAVFDPTRGKPALPHGGTFTANPVTMRAGLASMRALTKESFAHLDTLGAFLREGVSASFDRHGLAGQCVGLGSLFKVHFTSHPVTDYRSVYPGQAEHRRFDTFHKGLLGRGVLSASYGLFALSTPMTQADARSILHAIDDILGEIAAQRGSG; translated from the coding sequence ATGCCGCATTATCCCGACGCCATGCCTGGATCAAAGAGCCTCTTTGAGCGCGCCAAGAAGGTGATGCCGGGCGGCAATACGCGCACCACCGTCTTTGTCGATCCGTTTCCGATCTATGCCGCGCGAGGCGAGGGGTGCAGGGTCTGGGATGTCGACGGCAACGTCTACTATGACTGCATCAACAATTTCACCTCGATGATCCATGGCTACACGCATCCCGATGTCGCTGCCGCCGTGGTCGAGCAACTGCCGTTCGGCACGGCCTTCGGCGCCCCGACGCTCAGCGAGATCGAGCTTGCCGAGCTTCTCGTCGACCGGCTGCCCTCCGTCGACCGGATCCGCTTCACCAACTCCGGCACGGAGGGGGTGATGATGGCCATCAAGGCCGCGCGCGCCTTCACAGGGCGGCCGAAGATCGTCAAGATCGAAGGCGCCTACCATGGGTCGTATGATTTCGCCGAGGTGAGCCTGGACAGTTCCCCGTCCAATTGGGGCGACATGCCAAGATCGACGCCTTACGCAATGGGAACGCCGCGCGGGGTGCTGGACGATGTGATTGCCGTGCCCTTCAACGATGTCGAGGCGCTTCGCGCCGTCTTCGCCGCTCAGGGCGACAGCATAGCAGGCGTGCTGATCGACCCGATGCCCAATCGTGCCGGCCTCATCCCGGCACGCCGGGACTACCTGCGCGCGATGGTCGAGATTGCCCGCGCGGCCGGGACCCTGGTCATCTTCGACGAAGTCATCTCTTTTCGCCTTGGCTGGTCGGGCGCGCAGGGGTTGTGGGGCATCGAGCCCGACCTGACCGCGCTCGGAAAGATCATCGGCGGCGGCTTCCCCGTGGGCGCCGTTGGCGGGCGCGCCGATGTCATGGCGGTGTTCGATCCGACCAGGGGCAAGCCCGCTCTTCCCCATGGCGGCACGTTCACCGCCAATCCGGTGACCATGCGGGCCGGGCTCGCCTCGATGCGGGCGCTGACGAAGGAGAGCTTTGCCCATCTCGATACGCTGGGCGCATTCCTGCGCGAAGGGGTGTCCGCCTCGTTCGACAGGCATGGCCTTGCCGGCCAATGCGTGGGCCTCGGTTCGCTGTTCAAGGTTCATTTTACCTCGCATCCGGTTACGGACTATAGATCCGTCTATCCGGGCCAGGCCGAGCACCGGAGGTTCGATACGTTCCACAAGGGCTTGCTCGGCCGCGGCGTCCTGTCTGCCAGCTACGGCCTGTTCGCGCTCTCGACGCCAATGACACAGGCGGACGCGCGCAGCATTCTGCATGCGATCGACGACATTCTGGGCGAGATCGCCGCGCAGCGTGGATCAGGATGA
- a CDS encoding ABC-F family ATP-binding cassette domain-containing protein, with translation MIRLENIGKQNGRQLVFIEASATLQKGEKIGLVGPNGAGKTTLFRMITGQEQPDEGQVQVDRGVTIGYFSQDVGDMAGHSAVAEVMNGAGPVSDVAAEMAELEAAMANPDQAYRMDEIIEKYGEAQHRFEELDGYALDGRAREVLDGLGFSQEMMDGDVGKLSGGWKMRVALARILLMRPDAMLLDEPSNHLDLESLIWLEQFLKGYDGALLMTSHDREFMNRIVNKIVEIDAGSLTAYSGNYEFYQQQRAIADKQQQAQFERQQAMLAKEIAFIERFKARASHAAQVQSRVKKLDKIDRVEPPKRRQVVNFEFQPAPRCGEDVVTLKNVHKAYGSRTIYEGLDFQVRRRERWCIMGVNGAGKSTLLKLVAGASDPDTGTVARGPSVKMGYFAQHAMELLEGERTVFQTLEDNFPQAGQAPLRALAGCFGFSGDEIEKKCRVLSGGEKARLVMALMLFDPPNLLVLDEPTNHLDITTKQMLIEALSQYEGTMLFVSHDRHFLAALSNRVLELTPEGIHTYGGGYTEYVERTGQEAPGLRS, from the coding sequence ATGATCAGACTTGAAAACATCGGCAAGCAGAACGGCCGTCAGCTTGTCTTCATCGAGGCGTCGGCCACGCTGCAGAAGGGCGAGAAGATCGGCCTCGTCGGGCCGAACGGCGCCGGCAAGACGACCTTGTTTCGCATGATCACGGGCCAGGAGCAGCCTGACGAGGGCCAGGTGCAGGTCGATCGTGGCGTCACCATCGGCTATTTCAGCCAGGATGTCGGCGACATGGCGGGCCACAGCGCGGTCGCGGAAGTGATGAACGGCGCTGGGCCGGTGAGCGACGTGGCGGCCGAAATGGCGGAACTCGAGGCTGCGATGGCCAACCCCGACCAGGCCTACCGGATGGATGAGATCATCGAAAAGTATGGCGAGGCGCAGCATCGCTTCGAGGAACTCGACGGTTATGCGCTGGACGGGCGTGCCCGCGAGGTGCTGGACGGTCTGGGCTTCAGCCAGGAGATGATGGACGGCGACGTCGGCAAGCTCTCGGGCGGCTGGAAGATGCGCGTGGCGCTGGCCCGCATCCTGCTGATGCGGCCCGACGCCATGCTGCTCGACGAACCGTCGAACCATCTCGACCTGGAAAGCCTGATCTGGCTTGAGCAGTTCCTGAAAGGCTATGACGGCGCGCTGCTGATGACCTCGCACGACCGCGAGTTCATGAACCGCATCGTCAACAAGATCGTCGAGATCGATGCGGGATCGCTCACCGCCTATTCCGGCAATTACGAATTCTACCAGCAGCAGCGGGCGATCGCCGACAAGCAGCAGCAGGCTCAGTTCGAACGTCAGCAGGCGATGCTGGCCAAGGAGATCGCCTTCATCGAGCGCTTCAAGGCGCGTGCCTCGCATGCCGCGCAGGTGCAGAGCCGGGTGAAGAAGCTAGACAAAATCGACCGCGTCGAGCCGCCAAAGCGCCGCCAGGTGGTGAATTTCGAGTTCCAGCCGGCGCCGCGCTGCGGCGAGGACGTCGTCACCTTGAAGAACGTGCACAAGGCCTATGGCAGCCGCACCATCTATGAAGGGCTCGACTTCCAGGTCCGCCGCCGCGAGCGTTGGTGCATCATGGGCGTCAATGGCGCGGGAAAATCGACGCTGCTGAAGCTGGTGGCCGGTGCTTCCGATCCCGATACCGGTACGGTGGCGCGGGGACCGAGTGTGAAAATGGGCTATTTCGCCCAGCACGCCATGGAGTTGCTCGAAGGCGAGCGCACCGTGTTCCAGACGCTGGAGGATAATTTTCCGCAGGCCGGCCAGGCGCCGCTTCGGGCACTTGCCGGCTGTTTCGGCTTTTCCGGCGACGAGATCGAGAAGAAATGCCGGGTGCTGTCAGGCGGCGAGAAGGCGCGGCTGGTGATGGCGCTGATGCTGTTCGACCCGCCCAACCTCCTGGTGCTGGACGAACCGACCAACCATCTGGACATCACCACCAAGCAGATGCTGATCGAGGCGCTGTCGCAGTATGAAGGCACGATGCTGTTCGTCTCGCACGACCGGCATTTCCTGGCCGCGCTGTCGAACCGCGTGCTCGAACTGACGCCGGAAGGCATCCACACCTATGGTGGCGGCTATACGGAATATGTCGAGCGCACTGGACAGGAAGCGCCGGGGTTGAGGAGCTGA
- a CDS encoding ABC transporter permease, producing MERRWTLYDPRLAWMLVAPVLLLLIFFLVLPIAVMAGYTFFTFVTAGVETSALTTANWHEFLTDSYYHGFLLKTLRVGAMTALLCGVLGYFPAYFIWATTFKHKWLLLLLLIVPFWISFTIRTFSWINILGEQGVINVALLKMGIIHEPLQMLYNEGAVILGMLHFLLPYMILNVYVSLESIDRTLISAARSMGCTSAQAFREVTLPLSLPGLAAGLLLCFVLAAGSYVTPQLLGSGRDALFGNLIYDTIMGELNWPMGATLSIVLFIVLGFFAAVYTRYMGMSQIVKGLGG from the coding sequence ATGGAACGACGATGGACATTGTATGATCCACGGCTGGCCTGGATGCTGGTCGCGCCGGTGCTCTTGCTGCTGATTTTTTTCCTGGTGCTGCCGATCGCCGTGATGGCCGGCTATACCTTCTTCACCTTTGTCACCGCCGGCGTGGAAACGAGCGCGCTGACGACCGCGAACTGGCACGAATTCCTCACCGACAGCTACTATCACGGCTTCCTCCTGAAGACGCTGAGGGTCGGAGCCATGACGGCGCTGCTGTGCGGCGTGCTCGGCTACTTCCCCGCCTATTTCATCTGGGCCACGACCTTCAAGCACAAATGGCTGCTGCTGCTTTTGCTGATCGTGCCGTTCTGGATCAGCTTCACCATCCGCACCTTTTCCTGGATCAACATCCTGGGGGAACAGGGCGTCATCAACGTCGCGCTGCTCAAAATGGGCATCATCCATGAGCCGCTGCAGATGCTCTACAACGAAGGCGCGGTCATCCTGGGCATGCTGCACTTCCTGCTGCCCTACATGATCCTCAACGTCTATGTCAGCCTGGAGAGCATTGATCGCACGTTGATTTCGGCGGCCCGCTCGATGGGCTGCACGAGTGCGCAGGCGTTCCGGGAGGTCACGCTGCCGCTGTCGCTGCCCGGCCTGGCGGCGGGCCTGCTGCTTTGCTTCGTGCTGGCCGCCGGCAGCTATGTGACGCCGCAGCTTCTCGGCTCGGGCCGCGACGCTCTGTTCGGCAACCTGATCTACGACACCATCATGGGCGAATTGAACTGGCCGATGGGAGCCACGCTTTCGATCGTGCTGTTCATCGTGCTCGGCTTCTTCGCCGCCGTCTACACGCGCTACATGGGCATGTCGCAGATCGTCAAAGGGCTTGGCGGATGA
- a CDS encoding EthD family reductase, with protein MAKMLVIYKTPADPAAFDRHYFDVHIPLAKKLPGLRRYDVSRRPIVKLSAGEMPYLVGTLYFDSLDDIRAAFASEVGVACAADRRILAPGDDDLTMLLFDADEV; from the coding sequence ATGGCCAAGATGCTCGTGATCTACAAAACCCCGGCCGATCCGGCCGCCTTCGACCGCCACTATTTCGACGTTCACATACCGCTTGCCAAGAAGCTTCCCGGGCTGCGGCGCTATGATGTCAGCAGGCGGCCCATCGTCAAGCTCTCGGCGGGCGAGATGCCTTATCTGGTGGGAACATTGTATTTCGACAGCCTCGACGACATCCGCGCCGCCTTCGCCTCCGAAGTCGGTGTCGCCTGCGCCGCCGACCGGCGGATACTGGCCCCGGGCGACGACGATCTGACGATGCTGTTGTTCGACGCCGACGAGGTGTGA
- a CDS encoding ABC transporter ATP-binding protein, whose amino-acid sequence MPDSQETTLHPRPVQAGAAGASAAAEANSPAVEFRDIDIAYGKFVAVRDFSLSIRKGSFVTLLGPSGCGKTTILRSIAGLVDISGGQIMIDGRRVDDVPIYKRNIGLVFQSYALFPHKNVFDNVAFGLKYRNVPKPEIVRKVGKALEMVRLPGSEKKLPSQLSGGQQQRIALARAIVFEPQVLLLDEPLSALDANMREEMRVEIKKIQKETGITAIFVTHDQEEALSMSDRIVVMNAGAVEQIGTPEEVYEAPATAFVADFLGKANMLAGTVSRSGQGTATVVLGTSQTVSVACPRPLADGSKVTVVVRPQKFSVGAGTSANRLSGRVISASYLGGSAIYEIDIGGKTSLRANTPITGRVLREGETIELGFAPDGCVLLDGAGKRIS is encoded by the coding sequence GTGCCTGACAGCCAGGAAACGACACTCCATCCCCGGCCTGTTCAGGCCGGGGCAGCCGGCGCGAGCGCGGCCGCCGAGGCGAACAGCCCGGCGGTCGAGTTCCGCGACATCGACATCGCCTACGGCAAGTTCGTCGCGGTGCGCGATTTCTCGCTCTCGATCCGCAAGGGCAGCTTCGTCACCTTGCTCGGGCCTTCGGGTTGCGGCAAGACCACGATCCTGCGCTCCATCGCCGGCCTGGTCGATATTTCGGGCGGCCAAATCATGATCGACGGGCGGCGCGTCGACGACGTCCCGATCTACAAGCGCAACATCGGGCTGGTCTTCCAGAGCTACGCGCTCTTCCCGCACAAGAACGTATTCGACAACGTCGCCTTCGGCCTGAAGTACCGCAACGTGCCGAAGCCCGAGATCGTGCGCAAGGTCGGCAAGGCGCTCGAAATGGTGCGGCTGCCGGGCAGCGAGAAGAAGCTGCCGTCGCAACTGTCAGGCGGGCAGCAGCAGCGCATCGCGCTCGCCCGCGCCATCGTCTTCGAGCCGCAGGTGCTGCTGCTGGATGAGCCGTTGTCGGCGCTGGACGCCAACATGCGCGAGGAGATGCGCGTCGAGATCAAGAAGATCCAGAAGGAAACCGGCATCACCGCCATCTTCGTCACGCACGACCAGGAAGAAGCCCTTTCCATGTCGGATCGTATCGTGGTGATGAACGCGGGCGCGGTGGAGCAGATCGGCACTCCGGAGGAGGTCTACGAGGCGCCGGCGACAGCCTTCGTCGCCGACTTCCTCGGCAAGGCCAACATGCTTGCAGGGACCGTGAGCCGGTCCGGCCAAGGAACGGCAACGGTGGTGCTTGGCACCAGCCAGACGGTCAGCGTGGCTTGTCCAAGGCCGCTTGCCGACGGCAGCAAGGTCACCGTCGTGGTGCGGCCGCAGAAATTTTCGGTCGGTGCTGGAACGAGCGCCAATCGGCTGTCCGGCCGCGTGATCTCGGCCTCCTATCTGGGCGGCAGCGCGATCTACGAGATCGACATCGGCGGCAAGACCAGCCTCCGCGCCAATACACCGATCACTGGCCGCGTGCTTCGCGAAGGCGAGACGATCGAGTTGGGTTTTGCCCCGGACGGCTGCGTGCTGCTGGACGGGGCCGGGAAGCGGATTTCCTGA
- a CDS encoding RrF2 family transcriptional regulator, whose product MILKSQVEWALHCCAILAGLPEGRYLSTKALAEFHGLPKEYLSKALQSLSQAGLVHTTLGPSGGYRLARTPAELTFLDIVEAVEGKARTFVCNNIRENNPCRPQGYCESNPCPVARIMWEADEAWRAKLRAVRLSDLTEALALDIPAELWKNSFEWVLERAG is encoded by the coding sequence ATGATCCTGAAAAGCCAAGTCGAATGGGCACTGCACTGCTGCGCCATTCTCGCCGGTCTGCCCGAGGGGCGGTATCTCTCCACAAAAGCGCTTGCCGAGTTCCACGGCCTTCCCAAGGAATATCTCTCCAAGGCACTGCAAAGCCTGTCGCAGGCGGGACTGGTGCACACGACGCTGGGGCCGTCGGGTGGATACCGGTTGGCGCGGACGCCGGCAGAGCTGACCTTCCTCGACATCGTGGAGGCGGTTGAGGGCAAGGCGCGGACGTTTGTCTGCAACAATATCCGCGAGAACAATCCGTGTCGTCCCCAGGGCTATTGCGAAAGCAATCCTTGCCCGGTGGCGCGCATCATGTGGGAGGCCGATGAGGCCTGGCGCGCAAAATTGCGCGCCGTCAGGCTTTCCGACCTCACCGAAGCGTTGGCGCTCGACATCCCCGCGGAGCTTTGGAAAAACAGCTTCGAATGGGTGCTAGAGCGCGCCGGATGA
- a CDS encoding GlxA family transcriptional regulator, producing MARRFAFLLVRDFTLSPLSLFIDTLRLAGDEGDRSRRIEFDWEIVGERGLPIRASCGVELLPTGGIGNPEDFDNVVVVGGLLDTNRSLSSEKEAFLLRAAGKGVPLTALCTGSFVLARYGLLDGYSAAVSWFHIKDFRSRFPEVNAHADSLFTVDRGRATCAGGTGAADLAGHFVSQFIGQKAAEKAAKILVLDRIRSSRDVQPVGDLFPAASSRAVKRALLLMESNLQETLSVAEIASRLNCSRRQLERLFGLELGIGPMAAYLALRVHHAKSLLEGSDLQIGDIAYRCGFTNAGHFSRVFRQQTGITPTHLRHPNRAVAAGG from the coding sequence ATGGCCAGGCGTTTTGCGTTTCTCCTCGTTCGCGACTTCACGCTGTCGCCGCTATCGTTGTTCATCGACACGCTGCGGCTGGCGGGCGATGAGGGCGACCGCAGCCGCAGGATAGAGTTCGACTGGGAGATCGTCGGCGAACGCGGCCTGCCGATCCGGGCAAGTTGCGGCGTCGAATTGCTGCCGACTGGGGGGATCGGCAACCCCGAGGATTTCGATAACGTGGTCGTGGTCGGCGGCCTGCTCGACACAAACCGCAGCCTGAGTTCCGAGAAGGAGGCGTTTCTTTTGCGTGCCGCCGGCAAGGGAGTGCCGCTGACGGCGCTCTGCACGGGAAGCTTCGTGCTGGCGCGCTACGGGTTGCTCGACGGCTACAGCGCTGCCGTCAGCTGGTTCCACATCAAGGATTTCCGCAGCCGGTTCCCGGAGGTCAACGCCCATGCCGACAGCCTTTTTACCGTCGACCGGGGCCGCGCGACATGCGCGGGCGGCACGGGTGCCGCCGACCTCGCGGGCCATTTCGTGTCCCAGTTCATCGGCCAGAAGGCGGCCGAGAAGGCCGCCAAGATCCTGGTGCTCGACCGGATCAGGAGCAGCCGCGACGTGCAGCCCGTCGGCGACCTGTTTCCGGCGGCGTCGAGCCGGGCGGTGAAGCGGGCCTTGCTGTTGATGGAGAGCAACCTGCAGGAGACGCTGTCGGTGGCGGAGATCGCAAGCCGCCTGAACTGCTCGCGGCGCCAGCTCGAACGGCTCTTCGGGTTGGAACTGGGCATCGGCCCGATGGCGGCATATCTGGCGCTCAGGGTGCATCATGCGAAGTCGCTGCTGGAAGGCAGCGACTTGCAGATCGGCGACATCGCCTACCGCTGCGGCTTCACCAATGCCGGCCATTTCAGCCGTGTGTTCCGCCAGCAGACCGGCATCACGCCAACCCACCTCAGGCATCCGAACCGGGCAGTGGCGGCGGGAGGATAA
- a CDS encoding NAD(P)/FAD-dependent oxidoreductase produces MTASLHVAVIGAGTLGLCTALNLLEQGARVTVLEAQSIASGSSGRSVGVVGSQFTDPFEIMLRVQSFRRFRQWEGQGLQFNHIGYLRLARTPAQMELFAKSVEIQGGAGLKSRLIRANELRDLVPHLSPDGLEGGLFGPDNGFLDPYDMCNFLARIVREKAGDIHQYRKVLGVGRRPGGYRLETNGDPVECDAVVNAGGAWAPRVAELFGQRLHIWPERHEAVVIHLDRPLDYTMPMVMDLVDGEGSGLNFRHDKPGALIAEIHKVTSIAPEDPDNYNDQCEEQSKVHLAELLLERLPDLPGARLGRGWAGLYPVTADHRPLVGPIDASEPALVTAAGAGGYGIQLAPVIGQIAADWVLQGAPASVPGAGSLAPTAERNIRKVDH; encoded by the coding sequence ATGACAGCTTCCCTCCATGTCGCGGTGATCGGTGCGGGCACGCTGGGCCTATGCACGGCGCTCAACCTCCTCGAACAGGGCGCGCGCGTGACGGTGCTGGAAGCGCAGTCGATCGCTTCGGGCTCGAGCGGCAGGTCGGTCGGCGTTGTCGGGTCGCAATTTACCGATCCGTTCGAGATCATGCTTCGCGTTCAATCGTTCCGCCGGTTTCGCCAGTGGGAGGGGCAGGGGCTTCAATTCAACCACATCGGTTATCTTCGGCTCGCGCGCACGCCCGCGCAGATGGAGCTGTTCGCGAAATCAGTCGAGATTCAGGGCGGGGCCGGCCTGAAGTCGCGCCTGATCCGTGCGAACGAACTCAGGGACCTTGTTCCCCACCTCAGCCCCGACGGGCTCGAAGGCGGTTTGTTCGGACCCGACAACGGCTTTCTCGATCCCTATGACATGTGCAATTTCTTGGCGCGGATCGTCCGCGAAAAGGCCGGCGACATCCACCAGTACCGCAAGGTCCTCGGGGTGGGAAGGCGGCCAGGCGGCTACAGGCTGGAGACCAATGGCGATCCGGTCGAATGCGATGCCGTGGTCAACGCAGGCGGCGCCTGGGCGCCGCGGGTCGCCGAGCTCTTCGGCCAGCGCCTGCACATATGGCCCGAGCGCCATGAGGCGGTCGTCATCCATCTGGACAGGCCGCTCGACTATACGATGCCGATGGTCATGGACCTCGTGGACGGCGAGGGCAGCGGCCTTAATTTCCGCCACGACAAGCCAGGCGCGCTGATTGCCGAGATCCACAAGGTGACGTCCATCGCTCCCGAGGATCCGGACAATTACAACGACCAGTGCGAGGAGCAATCGAAGGTCCACCTGGCCGAACTGCTGCTGGAACGGCTGCCCGATCTGCCGGGCGCGCGGCTTGGCCGTGGCTGGGCCGGCCTTTATCCTGTCACGGCCGATCATCGGCCGCTCGTCGGACCGATCGATGCCTCGGAACCGGCATTGGTCACCGCCGCCGGCGCCGGAGGCTATGGCATCCAGCTGGCGCCGGTGATCGGGCAGATCGCGGCGGATTGGGTTCTTCAAGGCGCGCCGGCTTCAGTGCCCGGAGCCGGGAGCCTTGCACCCACGGCCGAGCGCAACATCCGCAAAGTCGATCACTGA
- a CDS encoding ABC transporter permease gives MRGTRRRQEGRWAWRLTGFVTVCVYVFMFAPIVATVVLSFNASMFGGFPMTGFSLQWYGKLMANEAVLAAFRTSLWIALVTAIVTTAIGVTTAFALVRFEFRGKQALSTLVILPALVPETILGVGLLVLIKAIDQPRTMLLLVLGHILLAVPYVVLIAQARMIGIRRVYEEAALSLGASRFSSFREITLPLLIPAVVGGALLAFTISFDNTSASLFWRPAGVETMPTQILSMLKISISPEINALGTVMILVTVGIPLIGGLILQSLTKLRRRGEPKEEIQ, from the coding sequence ATGAGGGGAACACGGCGCAGGCAGGAAGGGAGATGGGCCTGGCGGCTGACCGGCTTTGTCACGGTCTGCGTCTACGTCTTCATGTTCGCGCCGATCGTGGCGACGGTGGTCCTGTCGTTCAACGCCTCGATGTTCGGCGGCTTCCCGATGACCGGCTTCAGCCTGCAATGGTACGGCAAGCTGATGGCCAACGAGGCGGTGCTGGCTGCCTTTCGAACATCCTTGTGGATCGCATTGGTCACCGCCATCGTCACCACCGCCATCGGCGTCACCACGGCGTTTGCCTTGGTCCGCTTCGAATTTCGCGGCAAGCAGGCGCTGAGCACGCTGGTGATCCTGCCGGCATTGGTGCCGGAAACCATCCTCGGCGTCGGCCTGCTGGTGCTGATCAAGGCCATCGACCAGCCGAGGACCATGCTGCTCCTGGTGCTTGGCCATATCCTGCTCGCCGTGCCCTATGTGGTGCTGATCGCCCAGGCGCGCATGATCGGCATCCGGCGCGTCTACGAGGAGGCCGCACTGTCGCTTGGCGCCTCTCGCTTCTCGTCCTTCCGCGAGATCACGCTGCCGCTGCTCATCCCGGCCGTTGTCGGCGGCGCCCTGCTCGCCTTCACCATTTCGTTCGACAACACCTCGGCCAGCCTGTTCTGGCGGCCGGCCGGCGTCGAGACCATGCCGACCCAGATCCTTTCCATGCTCAAGATTTCGATCAGCCCGGAGATCAACGCGCTCGGCACCGTGATGATCCTGGTGACCGTCGGCATCCCGCTGATCGGTGGCCTGATCCTGCAAAGCCTGACAAAACTGAGAAGACGTGGCGAACCAAAGGAGGAAATACAATGA
- a CDS encoding ABC transporter substrate-binding protein, whose amino-acid sequence MKLTTTKRLERLHDRYANGDLSRRTFLTLTAAAAASAGLSMPWMGRALAAVQEVRFDGWGGTVQDAIDKFAFQPYTTKTKIKVVQGTFGDEDEIITKIKTAKPGDYQVIHSSGVNYYIKYVNAGLTSEINEANIPNMANVLQPMIEPFRKLTPKLSAVPYDYGTTGIAYNTNVISPEEAKEKGAGLLLDKKYAGKVGGYSDMTTRVWYAALATGQDPNNLKDMDAIWAKVRETRDLAKKFWSSGAELMDLLSKGEIVVTDAWSGRVAALQDQGHPIGYLDPAGSYAWMEDMLILKGSPMAECEELINFMLDPATSIAVAEGQSYPPSLDPNKVKLTEKIEKLPAFDKTGTMKSLTFADPTYWATNEDAWTKQWNRISKGA is encoded by the coding sequence ATGAAACTCACCACCACCAAGCGGCTGGAACGGCTGCACGATCGATACGCCAATGGCGACCTGAGCCGCCGCACGTTCCTGACGCTGACCGCAGCCGCGGCAGCATCGGCGGGCCTTTCCATGCCCTGGATGGGCCGGGCGCTCGCCGCGGTCCAGGAGGTTCGCTTCGACGGTTGGGGCGGCACGGTGCAGGATGCGATCGACAAGTTCGCCTTCCAGCCCTACACGACCAAGACCAAGATCAAGGTGGTCCAGGGCACGTTCGGCGACGAGGACGAGATCATCACCAAGATCAAGACCGCCAAGCCCGGCGACTACCAGGTCATCCATTCCTCCGGCGTCAACTACTACATCAAATACGTGAACGCCGGCCTGACCTCGGAAATCAACGAGGCCAACATTCCCAACATGGCGAACGTGCTGCAGCCGATGATCGAGCCGTTCCGCAAGCTGACGCCGAAGCTCTCCGCCGTGCCCTACGACTACGGCACGACGGGCATCGCCTACAACACCAACGTGATCTCGCCGGAGGAAGCCAAGGAAAAGGGCGCCGGGCTCCTGCTCGACAAGAAATACGCTGGCAAGGTCGGCGGCTATTCCGACATGACGACGCGCGTCTGGTATGCGGCGCTCGCCACCGGGCAGGACCCCAACAACCTCAAGGACATGGACGCCATCTGGGCCAAGGTGCGCGAGACGCGCGACCTCGCCAAGAAGTTCTGGAGTTCCGGCGCGGAGCTGATGGACCTGCTTTCCAAGGGTGAGATCGTGGTGACCGATGCCTGGTCGGGCCGCGTCGCCGCGCTGCAGGACCAGGGCCATCCTATCGGCTATCTCGATCCGGCCGGCTCCTACGCCTGGATGGAGGACATGCTGATTCTGAAGGGTTCGCCCATGGCCGAATGCGAGGAACTCATCAACTTCATGCTCGACCCGGCGACCTCGATCGCGGTGGCCGAAGGCCAGAGCTATCCGCCGTCGCTCGATCCTAACAAGGTCAAGCTGACCGAGAAGATCGAGAAGCTGCCGGCATTCGACAAGACGGGCACGATGAAGTCGCTGACCTTTGCCGATCCGACCTACTGGGCGACCAACGAGGACGCCTGGACCAAGCAGTGGAACAGGATCTCGAAGGGTGCCTGA